One genomic segment of Dehalococcoidia bacterium includes these proteins:
- a CDS encoding DUF5309 family protein, giving the protein MPGIYEADQVLKVAEVGDTIFIAQSDKVPFSRLLKRGKKPYNMLSSWPVQVYPDRKFEGILDGTDISTFTHTNREQIEAYAMWLMTEGWMVSRLANLTHTYGVKPGKEEAKQAKDDALLLGQMIEKQLLSSVDMAVESGSTPYRSRGVGSWLASSAQSVKPVPANYRPNSACVYESTLAAFLPAEMEAMLEAAATQKKEAVDLTGYVGIKLKTQMSTWAQRHVEDVNTAQALTRYNLDAEDKKLMRVVDFFEFDAGKVKVFPSWYLLCTEGTGAVTANSSRSGYFLDMDMWELCFLDNPASWIEPRKSGGPRGYHDAVYLLKCLNPTGQCMANIAS; this is encoded by the coding sequence ATGCCGGGAATTTATGAAGCTGATCAGGTATTGAAAGTGGCGGAGGTGGGCGACACAATTTTTATCGCGCAGAGCGATAAGGTGCCGTTTTCACGGCTACTCAAGCGGGGCAAGAAGCCCTACAACATGTTGAGTTCATGGCCGGTGCAGGTATATCCGGACCGTAAGTTTGAAGGCATATTGGACGGGACGGACATATCCACGTTTACGCATACCAACCGCGAGCAGATCGAGGCGTATGCCATGTGGCTGATGACCGAAGGCTGGATGGTAAGCCGATTGGCGAACCTGACGCATACCTATGGTGTGAAGCCTGGGAAAGAAGAAGCCAAACAGGCCAAAGACGACGCGCTGTTGCTCGGTCAGATGATCGAGAAACAGCTGTTGAGTTCAGTGGACATGGCTGTGGAGTCGGGTTCCACGCCATATCGTTCACGCGGCGTAGGCAGTTGGCTGGCATCCAGCGCGCAATCGGTTAAGCCGGTGCCCGCGAATTACCGGCCGAACAGTGCATGTGTGTATGAAAGCACGTTGGCGGCATTCCTGCCGGCGGAGATGGAGGCCATGCTGGAGGCGGCGGCCACGCAGAAGAAAGAGGCGGTTGACCTGACCGGGTATGTGGGTATCAAGCTCAAAACGCAGATGAGCACGTGGGCGCAGAGGCATGTGGAAGACGTGAACACAGCCCAGGCATTGACGCGCTATAACCTGGACGCCGAGGATAAGAAGCTCATGCGCGTGGTGGACTTCTTTGAGTTCGATGCCGGGAAAGTGAAGGTATTCCCGAGCTGGTATCTGCTATGCACGGAAGGGACCGGCGCCGTGACGGCGAACAGTTCCCGGAGCGGCTACTTCCTGGATATGGACATGTGGGAGCTGTGCTTCCTTGACAATCCGGCAAGCTGGATTGAGCCGAGGAAATCGGGCGGGCCGCGCGGGTATCACGACGCCGTGTATCTGCTGAAGTGCCTGAATCCGACCGGGCAATGTATGGCGAACATTGCGAGCTAA
- a CDS encoding tail fiber protein, with product MRGMRRIGHIGLIGLIMLIGVRAIAWTGVQTDGEKVWLSGTFDLQTNAVIFGGVSRTNWPTGGGTTNASEINVTLQPTNYTGVGNVESHLTGVDRVLGYGPLLKSALGVEMGYEADYGDGTGVAIGWGAESGDSAVALGVGASSVGWGTAVGNNANGTNYGVAVGLSTYGQNYGVAGGTRSKSQNYGVAIGSSHQDAFFTEGTNYGIAVGSQTLGSRFGVAVGTAARGHDYGVAIGCTDSQLVWNSVGTKGTNYGVAIGNRASGSDYGVAIGAMSAAASNSVVIGSNITNTEPNSTKIKGNLNMAGAAITGAANIEAQSVTLPNSGPGLVPAGCIMQWPGTNNIPVGWMVCDGRAITNSAYPALYEALGPVWQSSTYVRKLPNLQSRVVVGAGQGSDLSLRTVGEIDGEEQVTLTIAQMPAHAHNHRGAVNNLAAGSDYKYPAAASWDPDIWTSSRGSNSPHENMPPFIVLNYIIKY from the coding sequence ATGAGAGGAATGAGACGGATTGGACATATCGGACTGATTGGACTGATCATGTTGATCGGGGTGCGGGCTATTGCCTGGACGGGAGTTCAGACGGATGGCGAGAAAGTATGGTTATCCGGCACGTTCGACTTGCAGACGAACGCGGTTATTTTTGGCGGGGTGAGCCGGACGAATTGGCCGACGGGGGGTGGGACGACGAATGCGAGCGAGATAAACGTAACCCTGCAACCGACGAATTATACGGGCGTAGGTAATGTGGAATCGCATTTGACGGGAGTGGATAGGGTTTTAGGATATGGGCCGTTGTTAAAAAGCGCTTTAGGTGTTGAAATGGGTTATGAAGCGGATTATGGCGATGGAACCGGGGTTGCTATTGGATGGGGGGCTGAAAGCGGAGATTCCGCAGTTGCACTTGGTGTAGGCGCAAGTTCCGTTGGTTGGGGGACTGCGGTAGGAAATAATGCGAATGGAACAAATTATGGCGTAGCAGTAGGCTTATCAACTTACGGGCAAAATTATGGCGTAGCAGGTGGAACACGATCAAAAAGCCAAAACTATGGTGTAGCAATTGGTTCAAGCCATCAGGATGCTTTTTTTACGGAAGGCACAAATTACGGCATAGCAGTTGGTAGCCAAACATTAGGCAGTCGTTTTGGTGTGGCTGTCGGAACGGCAGCGCGAGGACACGATTATGGCGTTGCTATTGGCTGCACTGATTCTCAATTAGTGTGGAATTCCGTAGGAACAAAAGGAACGAATTACGGCGTAGCGATAGGCAATCGTGCAAGTGGTAGTGATTATGGCGTAGCTATTGGAGCAATGTCTGCTGCGGCATCAAACTCTGTAGTTATTGGCTCAAATATAACTAACACCGAACCGAACTCAACGAAAATTAAGGGCAATTTGAATATGGCAGGGGCGGCGATTACTGGTGCGGCGAATATCGAAGCACAAAGCGTTACGCTACCGAATAGCGGTCCGGGTCTTGTCCCGGCGGGTTGCATAATGCAGTGGCCGGGGACCAATAATATACCTGTTGGCTGGATGGTCTGCGATGGCCGGGCTATAACCAATTCTGCTTATCCCGCGCTTTATGAAGCCTTGGGTCCCGTATGGCAGTCTTCAACATACGTGAGAAAATTACCGAACCTGCAATCGCGTGTTGTGGTAGGCGCTGGGCAAGGTTCGGATTTGTCATTACGCACAGTAGGTGAAATTGACGGCGAGGAACAAGTTACGCTTACCATTGCCCAGATGCCAGCTCACGCGCACAACCACCGCGGCGCTGTCAATAACCTTGCGGCAGGTTCAGATTATAAATATCCTGCTGCCGCCTCATGGGACCCGGATATTTGGACGTCATCCCGGGGGAGTAACTCTCCACACGAGAATATGCCCCCGTTTATCGTTTTGAACTACATCATAAAGTATTAA
- a CDS encoding DUF1353 domain-containing protein produces the protein MGASEIKTFKIADPEKRFAGWPLCLEYIDAHNWRLQSSLSYRTAGGEVSTVRPGFVFDFASVPRVLWWLYPPAGTQENPYGVAALFHDWLCAHRKIGGRPIGFSEANAVFKEIMLYLGCRKTLAWTMYLAVQSPIGWWLWKKRKPEDMEP, from the coding sequence ATGGGGGCATCAGAAATTAAGACCTTTAAGATCGCTGATCCGGAGAAGCGCTTTGCGGGCTGGCCTTTGTGTCTTGAATACATTGACGCGCACAATTGGCGGTTGCAATCGTCGTTATCCTATCGCACGGCCGGCGGCGAGGTTTCGACGGTGCGGCCTGGGTTTGTGTTTGATTTTGCGAGTGTGCCGAGGGTGTTGTGGTGGCTGTATCCGCCAGCGGGGACGCAGGAAAATCCTTACGGCGTTGCCGCGCTGTTCCACGATTGGCTGTGCGCGCATCGGAAGATTGGCGGCCGGCCGATAGGATTTTCGGAGGCGAATGCGGTATTCAAGGAGATCATGCTTTATTTGGGGTGCAGGAAGACGCTGGCTTGGACGATGTATCTGGCGGTGCAATCGCCTATTGGCTGGTGGCTGTGGAAGAAACGAAAACCGGAGGATATGGAGCCATGA
- a CDS encoding HNH endonuclease: MDIWGVELKGRMGRMGLIIALAWVLAVATYSGPVGTTSEWGIVVAPCAWCGATNDIEVHHIYPQHLWPERARDTNNMVCLCRRCHFVLGHRGCWTNAVTNLVRMIELK, encoded by the coding sequence GTGGACATATGGGGCGTGGAATTGAAAGGACGTATGGGAAGAATGGGACTGATAATTGCCCTGGCCTGGGTCCTGGCGGTAGCCACCTATAGCGGGCCGGTGGGCACGACGAGCGAGTGGGGGATCGTGGTGGCGCCGTGCGCGTGGTGTGGGGCGACGAATGATATTGAAGTGCATCACATTTATCCCCAGCATTTATGGCCGGAGCGGGCGCGAGACACGAACAACATGGTGTGTTTGTGCAGGCGGTGCCATTTTGTGCTGGGGCATCGTGGGTGTTGGACCAATGCGGTGACGAATTTGGTGAGGATGATTGAACTGAAATAA